A region of Paralichthys olivaceus isolate ysfri-2021 chromosome 24, ASM2471397v2, whole genome shotgun sequence DNA encodes the following proteins:
- the LOC138406934 gene encoding putative uncharacterized protein DDB_G0282499 codes for MFNNMMNNMFNNMFNNMISNMINMFSNMFKNMFNNMSNHIFNNMFNMYNNMFNNMFNNMFNNMFNNMFNNKFNMFNNMFKNMFNNMSNHMFNMYNNMFNNMFNNMFNNMFNNMFNNMINNMFNMFNNMFKNMFNNMSNHIFNNMFNMYNNMYNNMFNNMFNNMFNNMFNNMINNMFNMFNNMFNNKFNNMSNHMFNHMSNHMFSNMFKNMFNMFNMLNMFNMFNNMSNHIFNICNMNK; via the exons ATGTTCAACAACATGATGAACAATATGTTCAACAACATGTTCAACAACATGATCAGCAACATGATCAACATGTTCAGCAATATGTTCAAGAACATGTTCAACAACATGTCCAACCACATCTTCAACAATATGTTCAACATGTATAACAACATGTTTAACAACATGTTCAACAACATGTTTAACAACATGTTCAACAACATGTTCAACAATAAGTTCAACATGTTCAACAACATGTTCAAGAACATGTTCAACAACATGTCCAACCACATGTTCAACATGTATAACAACATGTTTAACAACATGTTCAACAACATGTTTAACAACATGTTTAACAACATGTTCAACAACATGATCAACAATATGTTCAACATGTTCAACAACATGTTCAAGAACATGTTCAACAACATGTCCAACCACATCTTCAACAATATGTTCAACATGTATAACAACATGTATAACAACATGTTTAACAACATGTTCAACAACATGTTTAACAACATGTTCAACAACATGATCAACAATATGTTCAACATGTTCAACAACATGTTCAACAATAAGTTCAACAACATGTCCAACCACATGTTCAACCACATGTCCAACCACATGTTCAGCAATATGTTCAAGAACATGTTCAACATGTTCAACATGTTGAACATGTTCAACATGTTCAACAACATGTCCAACCACATCTTCAACATAT GTAACATGAACAAGTGa
- the cd59a gene encoding CD59 glycoprotein yields the protein MKRSLWMCVLICSALIGLGSAIRCYSCKDYTASCAKQRDCSYDDACLTLNERGGMTYRQCLKYSDCEYSRLAQMFPQVSSFTFKCCNSDLCNSAPSSAASSLIGLLASVVIMWWCIH from the exons ATGAAGCGCTCcctgtggatgtgtgtgctGATCTGCTCCGCTCTCATCGGACTGG GATCAGCCATTCGTTGTTACAGCTGTAAAGATTATACAGCCAGCTGTGCCAAACAACGAGACTGTAGCTATGATGATGCCTGTCTGACACTTAACGAGAGAG gtggGATGACATACCGTCAGTGTCTGAAGTATTCAGACTGTGAGTACAGTCGTTTGGCCCAGATGTTTCCTCAG GTTTCCAGTTTCACCTTCAAGTGCTGCAACTCTGACCTGTGTAACTCCgccccctcctctgctgcaagctctctgattggtctgCTAGCCTCTGTGGTCATCATGTGGTGGTGCATCCACTGA
- the dytn gene encoding dystrotelin isoform X1, which produces MDLDVIEGLNEIRPSIYRVAMKLMSLQRLCHMHVVYVRHVMAAFSSLDGKGQQEVRLSRQEVTWALNRMFDNASQEVSQEVSGHVTEEMCNVMLRLFDVSEAQAASVSAASLQAALFALSADTLLAKYRALVRLCENPSGSVSRSGLRSLLHDLRQVPAAVQEEVVFGGVEAAVRSCFNAVLTPTASTEHVMSWLQNEPHLLLWLPTLYRLCVSQDVSHMVRCHTCKTFPITGLRYRCLKCVNVHVCQSCFLSQRQTRKHKPPHPVLEFCTQPTWRESLSSLVHKARHTLLPRRYTQREADRGVLMWAEPGETKNRAAPPSDASSSLDGSAVHHSSCSSKALQTDEVTSDDITVVYMCVCCVMFVCVVLQTLTTDVTNLQRDKWLLEQEMQAWRLTIQSEHSLLEDRCSEMEVTMETLRQQNVSLQVLLAQASNKMEAEQHASANTDNKGRGDITTDTEINSEEEQVMNEWSEDESQTPSPTIHRGVSPAHEDHCEEGSLSDRHLCRPVEQEEGDTCLSEEGEDYGTCRPEEQLHQIVDSLKTKMETDRWRDRQTGERNGAELVEAAEQVGGSVHHLVVAVRTNRVQQVVVQDSAVTTVTLSARLTPGRTRLGLRPHPVSHRDDITRRKQLSSGWSN; this is translated from the exons ATGGATCTAGATGTCATCG AGGGGCTGAATGAGATTCGTCCATCAATTTATCGAGTCGCCATGAAgctcatgtctctgcagagactCTGTCACA tgcACGTCGTGTACGTGCGACACGTCATGGCAGCGTTCAGCTCGCTGGATGGGAAGggacaacaggaagtgaggctgagcagacaggaagtgacctgGGCTCTCAACAGGATGTTTGACAATGCATCACAGGAAGTGTCACAGGAAGTGTCAGGTCATGTTACAGAGGAGATGTGTAACGTGATGCTGCGTCTGTTTGACGtgtctgag GCTCAGGCTGCATCGGTGTCCGCAGCTTCTCTTCAGGCGGCACTCTTTGCTTTGTCCGCTGACACTCTGCTCGCCAAGTACAGAG ctCTGGTGAGACTCTGTGAAAACCCATCAGGATCCGTCAGCAGATCTGGACTCAGGTCGTTACTCCACGACCTCCGTCAG GTTCCAGCCGctgtgcaggaggaggtggtttTTGGCGGTGTGGAGGCAGCAGTGAGGTCGTGTTTTAATGCG GTGTTGACTCCGACAGCGAGCACAGAACATGTGATGTCATGGCTGCAGAACGAGCCCCacctgttgctatggttacccACCCTGTACCGGCTGTGTGTCAGTCAGGACGTCAGTCACATGGTCCGCTGCCACACCTGCAAGACGTTCCCCATCACCGGACTCAG gtatCGATGTTTGAAGTGTGTGAACGTCCACGTGTGTCAGAGCTGCTTCCTGAGCCAGAGACAGACACGCAAACACAAACCACCACATCCTGTCCTCGAGTTctgcacacag CCGACCTGGCGGGAATCTCTGTCCTCGTTAGTGCACAAAGCTCGTCACACTCTGTTGCCACGTCGATACACTCAGAGAGAAGCTGATAGGGGGGTCCTGATGTGGGCGGAGCCAGGAGAGACTAAGAACAG AGCTGCACCCCCTTCCGACGCTTCATCATCATTGGATGGGTCAGCTGTCCATCACAGTTCCTGTTCGTCTAAAGCTCTGCAGACTGACGAGGTGACTTCTGATGACAttactgttgtttacatgtgtgtttgttgtgtaatgtttgtttgtgttgttcttcaGACTCTGACGACTGACGTCACAAACCTGCAGCGAGACAAGTG gCTGCTGGAGCAGGAGATGCAGGCGTGGAGACTCACCATCCAATCAGAACACAGCCTCCTGGAGGACAGGTGCTCAGAAATGGAggttaccatggaaacactgaggcAACAGAATGTCAGTCTGCAGGTTCTGCTCGCTCAG GCTTCGAACAAGATGGAGGCTGAACAACACGCTAGTGCTAATACAGACAACAAGGGGAGAGGGGACATCACCACTGACACAGAGATAAACTCAGAGGAGGAACAAGTGATGAATGAGTGGAGTGAAGACGAAAGTCAAACTCCATCTCCCACAATCCACCGGGGGGTGTCTCCAGCACATGAAGACCACTGTGAGGAGGGGTCTTTAAGTGACAGGCATCTCTGTCGTCCAGTAGAACAAGAGGAAGgagacacctgtctgtctgaagaAGGGGAGGATTATGGGACATGTCGTCCTGAAGAGCAGCTCCACCAAATTGTAGACAGTCTGAAGACTaagatggagacagacaggtggagagacagacagacag GAGAGAGGAACGGGGCGGAGCTTGTGGAGGCTGCAGAGCAGGTGGGAGGCTCAGTTCACCACCTGGTGGTCGCAGTGAGAACTAACAGAGTCCAACAG GTTGTTGTACAGGACTCTGCAGTAACCACAGTAACCCTGTCTGCACGGCTGACACCTGGAAGGACCCGGCTCGGACTCCGCCCACATCCTGTCAGTCACAGAGATGACATCACCCGTCGCAAACAGCTGAGTTCAGGATGGAGCAATTGA
- the dytn gene encoding dystrotelin isoform X2: MDLDVIEGLNEIRPSIYRVAMKLMSLQRLCHMHVVYVRHVMAAFSSLDGKGQQEVRLSRQEVTWALNRMFDNASQEVSQEVSGHVTEEMCNVMLRLFDVSEAQAASVSAASLQAALFALSADTLLAKYRALVRLCENPSGSVSRSGLRSLLHDLRQVPAAVQEEVVFGGVEAAVRSCFNAVLTPTASTEHVMSWLQNEPHLLLWLPTLYRLCVSQDVSHMVRCHTCKTFPITGLRYRCLKCVNVHVCQSCFLSQRQTRKHKPPHPVLEFCTQPTWRESLSSLVHKARHTLLPRRYTQREADRGVLMWAEPGETKNRAAPPSDASSSLDGSAVHHSSCSSKALQTDETLTTDVTNLQRDKWLLEQEMQAWRLTIQSEHSLLEDRCSEMEVTMETLRQQNVSLQVLLAQASNKMEAEQHASANTDNKGRGDITTDTEINSEEEQVMNEWSEDESQTPSPTIHRGVSPAHEDHCEEGSLSDRHLCRPVEQEEGDTCLSEEGEDYGTCRPEEQLHQIVDSLKTKMETDRWRDRQTGERNGAELVEAAEQVGGSVHHLVVAVRTNRVQQVVVQDSAVTTVTLSARLTPGRTRLGLRPHPVSHRDDITRRKQLSSGWSN, translated from the exons ATGGATCTAGATGTCATCG AGGGGCTGAATGAGATTCGTCCATCAATTTATCGAGTCGCCATGAAgctcatgtctctgcagagactCTGTCACA tgcACGTCGTGTACGTGCGACACGTCATGGCAGCGTTCAGCTCGCTGGATGGGAAGggacaacaggaagtgaggctgagcagacaggaagtgacctgGGCTCTCAACAGGATGTTTGACAATGCATCACAGGAAGTGTCACAGGAAGTGTCAGGTCATGTTACAGAGGAGATGTGTAACGTGATGCTGCGTCTGTTTGACGtgtctgag GCTCAGGCTGCATCGGTGTCCGCAGCTTCTCTTCAGGCGGCACTCTTTGCTTTGTCCGCTGACACTCTGCTCGCCAAGTACAGAG ctCTGGTGAGACTCTGTGAAAACCCATCAGGATCCGTCAGCAGATCTGGACTCAGGTCGTTACTCCACGACCTCCGTCAG GTTCCAGCCGctgtgcaggaggaggtggtttTTGGCGGTGTGGAGGCAGCAGTGAGGTCGTGTTTTAATGCG GTGTTGACTCCGACAGCGAGCACAGAACATGTGATGTCATGGCTGCAGAACGAGCCCCacctgttgctatggttacccACCCTGTACCGGCTGTGTGTCAGTCAGGACGTCAGTCACATGGTCCGCTGCCACACCTGCAAGACGTTCCCCATCACCGGACTCAG gtatCGATGTTTGAAGTGTGTGAACGTCCACGTGTGTCAGAGCTGCTTCCTGAGCCAGAGACAGACACGCAAACACAAACCACCACATCCTGTCCTCGAGTTctgcacacag CCGACCTGGCGGGAATCTCTGTCCTCGTTAGTGCACAAAGCTCGTCACACTCTGTTGCCACGTCGATACACTCAGAGAGAAGCTGATAGGGGGGTCCTGATGTGGGCGGAGCCAGGAGAGACTAAGAACAG AGCTGCACCCCCTTCCGACGCTTCATCATCATTGGATGGGTCAGCTGTCCATCACAGTTCCTGTTCGTCTAAAGCTCTGCAGACTGACGAG ACTCTGACGACTGACGTCACAAACCTGCAGCGAGACAAGTG gCTGCTGGAGCAGGAGATGCAGGCGTGGAGACTCACCATCCAATCAGAACACAGCCTCCTGGAGGACAGGTGCTCAGAAATGGAggttaccatggaaacactgaggcAACAGAATGTCAGTCTGCAGGTTCTGCTCGCTCAG GCTTCGAACAAGATGGAGGCTGAACAACACGCTAGTGCTAATACAGACAACAAGGGGAGAGGGGACATCACCACTGACACAGAGATAAACTCAGAGGAGGAACAAGTGATGAATGAGTGGAGTGAAGACGAAAGTCAAACTCCATCTCCCACAATCCACCGGGGGGTGTCTCCAGCACATGAAGACCACTGTGAGGAGGGGTCTTTAAGTGACAGGCATCTCTGTCGTCCAGTAGAACAAGAGGAAGgagacacctgtctgtctgaagaAGGGGAGGATTATGGGACATGTCGTCCTGAAGAGCAGCTCCACCAAATTGTAGACAGTCTGAAGACTaagatggagacagacaggtggagagacagacagacag GAGAGAGGAACGGGGCGGAGCTTGTGGAGGCTGCAGAGCAGGTGGGAGGCTCAGTTCACCACCTGGTGGTCGCAGTGAGAACTAACAGAGTCCAACAG GTTGTTGTACAGGACTCTGCAGTAACCACAGTAACCCTGTCTGCACGGCTGACACCTGGAAGGACCCGGCTCGGACTCCGCCCACATCCTGTCAGTCACAGAGATGACATCACCCGTCGCAAACAGCTGAGTTCAGGATGGAGCAATTGA
- the eef1b2 gene encoding elongation factor 1-beta, with translation MGFGDLKSASGLKVLNDFLLERSYIEGFVPSQADVAVFDAISTPPSADLCHALRWYNHIKSYQSQKNSLPGVKKPLGQYGPAAMPDTTSSSAAISKDEEEEEDDDDIDLFGSDEEDDSEAARLKEERLAEYAAKKAKKPALIAKSSILLDVKPWDDETDMAKLEECVRSIQMDGLIWGQSKLVPVGYGIKKLQIGCVVEDDKVGTDLLEEHITAFEDFVQSMDVAAFNKI, from the exons ATGGGCTTCGGTGACCTGAAATCAGCCTCCGGGCTCAAAGTGCTGAATGACTTCCTGCTGGAGCGAAGCTACATCGAAGG GTTTGTTCCCTCTCAGGCTGATGTAGCCGTCTTTGACGCCATCTCGACGCCGCCCTCAGCTGACCTGTGTCATGCCCTCCGCTGGTACAACCACATCAAATCTTACCAGAGCCAGAAGAACAG TCTTCCAGGTGTGAAGAAACCTCTGGGTCAGTACGGACCTGCAGCCATGCCCGACACCACCTCCAGCTCTGCCGCCATCTcaaaggatgaggaggaggaggaggatgatgatgacatCGACCTGTTCGGCTCTGACGAGGAG GATGATTCAGAGGCAGCCAGACTGAAGGAGGAGCGTCTGGCAGAGTACGCTGCCAAGAAAGCCAAGA AGCCCGCCCTCATCGCCAAATCTTCGATCCTATTGGATGTGAAGCCGTGGGATGATGAGACGGACATGGCGAAACTGGAGGAGTGTGTCCGCAGTATACAGATGGACGGGCTCATCTGGGGACAAT CCAAACTGGTTCCTGTGGGTTACGGCATCAAGAAGCTGCAGATTGGCTGCGTTGTCGAAGATGACAAG GTGGGCACAGACCTCCTGGAGGAACACATTACTGCCTTCGAAGATTTCGTTCAGTCGATGGATGTCGCAGCGTTCAACAAGATCTGA
- the arl11 gene encoding ADP-ribosylation factor-like protein 11: protein MGQARSSACPQVILMGLDSAGKSTLLARLLTGQVMDTSPTIGFNVGTLDLDKKTSLTVWDIGGQKSMRPNWRFYLDDCKALVFVVDSSNPGRMSEAQKTLKKILSEEKLRGVPLMVLANKKDLPNSMTIREISNHLDLRSYTERSWEIQACSALKGLGLQQAFLSVNKLIKKS from the exons atgggtcAGGCTCGCTCATCCGCGTGTCCTCAG GTGATTCTGATGGGTCTGGACTCTGCGGGGAAGTCAACTCTTCTGGCTCGACTGCTCACAGGACAG GTGATGGACACGTCACCCACTATTGGATTCAATGTGGGAACATTGGACCTGGACAAGAAGACGTCTCTGACTGTGTGGGACATCGGAGGACAGAAGAGCATGAGACCAAACTGGAG GTTCTACCTGGACGACTGTAAGGCACTGGTCTTTGTGGTCGACAGCAGCAACCCTGGTCGAATGTCAGAGGCTCAGAAAACTCTGAAGAAGATTCTGAGTGAGGAGAAGTTGCGAGGAGTTCCTCTCATGGTTCTGGCCAATAAGAAAGATCTGCCCAATTCTATGACGATaagagag aTCTCCAACCACCTCGATCTCCGCAGTTACACCGAGCGCTCATGGGAGATTCAGGCCTGCAGTGCTCTGAAGGGACTCGGCCTCCAGCAGGCGTTTCTGTCTGTCAATAAACTGATCAAGAAGAGCTGA
- the ebpl gene encoding emopamil-binding protein-like: MDSSAPPGLSLVAVLSLLACSIQVLTAILLTHRYGGRSSATDKWILLWLFYDVIVHLTLEGPFVYMSLVGTVQSSEGPLAELWREYSKADSRWLVFDPTIVSIEILTVVLDSVLGILLIYAVVKDQYYRHFLQITLSVCELYGGWMTFCPDWLMGSPHLDTSSWLHLWVYLVFFNGLWVLVPVLLLIQSWFSLRSMHAVNHTHKRL, translated from the exons atggactcatcagcgCCACCTGGACTCTCTCTGGTCGCAGTACTCTCTCTTTTAGCATGTAGCATCCAGGTGCTAACTGCCATCCTGCTAACACACAGGTATGGTGGGCGGAGCTCTGCGACAGACAAGTGGATCCTATTGTGGCTCTTCTATGATGTTATTGTCCACCTGACACTG gaGGGGCCGTTTGTTTACATGTCTCTGGTGGGGACGGTGCAGTCGTCTGAAGGTCCTCTGGCTGAACTAT GGAGGGAGTACAGTAAAGCCGATAGTCGTTGGTTAGTTTTTGATCCAACAATCGTTTCCATTGAGATTCTCACAGTCGTCCTGGACTCTGTGCTCGGAATTCTACTCATCTACGCAGTAGTCAAAGACCAGTACTACAG ACACTTCCTGCAGATCACTCTGAGCGTGTGCGAGCTGTATGGCGGCTGGATGACCTTCTGTCCTGATTGGCTGATGGGCAGTCCTCACCTGGACACGTCCAGCTGGCTCCACCTGTGGGTCTACCTGGTCTTCTTTAACGGACTCTGGGTCCTGGTCCCCGTCCTGCTGCTGATCCAGTCCTGGTTTTCTCTGAGGAGTATGCACGCcgtgaaccacacacacaagaggTTGTGA